The Apium graveolens cultivar Ventura chromosome 10, ASM990537v1, whole genome shotgun sequence nucleotide sequence tCCACGGATTTTTGAATACCATCAAATTTTGAtagattttttaaaatccaaattaaataccaccaaactttgattaattttttaaaatctaaattgaatacactcagattttaaaaaaaaaattccaataAATACCTTCACAttttaaatgattatttaaattccaaattgaatacccatgatttctaaaatccataaaaatccttcaaaatctcaACTGAATACACCTCCTTAGTTTGTCACTTTGCTTCTCGCAAACATTGGGTAAAAGATATCCCGGAGTAGCCAAATTCCCACTATTATGACATAAATTTGAAAACTGAACTCATCTTATCAGAGGCTCAGatccaaattctgacaattcttccAACTGGAATAAGAAAACACTTCCACAGATTTGATATTCATATCCGAAGAGATAATCTTACAAAGACAACTGTGACAGTGTGACTAACAAAAAAATTGGACTAGTACTGGGATCAATATGCCTCCATTGCAAAGGAGCACTTGCAAGTAACGGAAGCCAAATTAACATTTAAGGGATATCAAGAATATTAATCAATGCAGAAACAGCCATCTTTCACATCCTACTGCTTTCTTGGTTATTTCGCAATCAGGATTCAGGAGGCAGTACCAAAAGTATCTTTACCGCAATATTCCTTAACGTAACTGTATAAACGAATATTTACTGTGTCTGTCGAGATCAAATCCAAATGCTTCGACACACTTGTTCTCTTCCTTGTGTTCCAATATCACAACTCCAACTTAGCTTGGTCCTCCAACCCCAGTAACAGTATAAGGCCTTAACTATCCCACATATAAGTTCAATATTTACATAAATTTACAATATAGCTGCCTCAGTTTAGGATATCCTGTATGTGTTAGCGACACAATTTCTGACTTACAGACAAACCTACCATCGTTCATCTCCTAACCAATTGTTTTTTTCCTTTGGCCCAGTTGGACCTTCCTCCCCGGAAAGCTCATTAGGAAACTTGGCGAAAACATTTTTCACAGAATTTCTGAACATCGGAGGTAAACGCCTGATAATTTTATCAAGCTCGGTTCTTGAATCATACTGTATCTTTGGACCCCACTCCCTCATATATTGCAACCAACATGGCTCAGTTACAACTCCGTCACCAAGATACTCTGCTGCAATAATTTCATACTGGCTACTTGAATCCACATAATTACTACTTTTAGCTGCATCGTTTCTTATTCCAATTCCTATCTTGGAGGATCCCTGAAGGTAAATTCCAGGATGAGGAAAGCTCGCGTGTCCGTATTTTGTGGAGTAAATACTAGCTTTATTTCCCTCAATGAACTCCAGATCAGTGACTTCCACCCATTGGCCACCACTGTGCTGCGATAGATATATACCCCAAAGCTCACCTGTGAAGTTGCTTATTCGGAGAGTAAAATGCTCCCAATCACCCACATGCTGCCCGATCTTGCCAAGATTTACATTCATAAACTCAAGCTTCAATATACCTGGCCCATTAAAGGGGCAAAAAACCCACATCACGATATCTGTGTATGTACCACCAAAAGCAGGTTTCACATGGAGATAAAGTTTTGCACTTGCTATATTTCCACGCTTGACTGTTTCTCTACGAGCATCTTTGGGCAAATCTATCCAGTATTCCCCATCATTTGTCCCACCAGCAGGCAAATTAGAACCTTCCGAATCGATGTTCTCACCCTGGGAAACATTCTTTCTATACAACAGCGCTCCATTTTCGAAAAACCAAGAAACAGATGAAGGCATGTAAACTTCATCTGGATGAAAGAAAACAGTAGGTCCGTAATGATTAATGAGTGCATGAAGCTGATTGAGATTTGGCATTGCATGCAGATTGGAATTTAGGTTTCTCAAGCATGCAATATTTATTTCTCCAGAACTCCAATGACTGCTGCAGAAAAATGTACCCACAGCTACACCTTTTCCATGCATTCCACGATCACAGGGTCTTGTGCTCCAGACTCCTAGTGTTAATTTCAAGTATCTAGAACTAGAATCGATTTTTAGTACTTGACGATAAGCTTCGCAATTGTCTGTCAAGTTGGCTCGGACACATCTAATTTCCTCCGTATCAGGCTTCTCAGGCTTGTTAGTGACCAAATATCCTAGAGATTTATAACCATCAGGTGGTTGAGGAAACCAGAAGTAAGCGCATCCATTAAGGCAATCGTTACTCCTTTCATCTATACACCAAACTAATGAATAATCGAGGGGCTTGATAAGAGCTGGTGCATAATCTGGGTTGTTAGTACTAGAATCCTCTTTTTCGGACATAACAACTTCCCGAGCCACAAGAACAAAACCTCGTATAGGCTTTCTGTTAGACTGACAGTAATAACCAAGAATGAAGTACCCTTGTGGCACTCCACATGGTTTATAAAAGCTAATCCCTCTATTCCTATCTTGTGTCAAGTTACATCCCCATATAAATTCAAAATTTGTAATTTCACAAACTTCAATTTCTCCCAAATTGATTTTCCCAGTACCAAATCCTTCACCTGATCATAAAAGAAGTCAAAACAGAACATGTTCAATTTTCATTTAGCAACCAACAAAAGATCCAAATGAATACATAACATTAAAGCATCAATCTTTAAATCAGCTACACATATAGGATAACGTTAAATCAATAAATACCAATACCTAAATCATATCAAAATCAAACACCTTAAATTTCAATATTCACACACCAATAAACCAACACACAAAAATCCCACAAGTCCAATCATTCCAAACAGCCACTCAAACCAAAATCACTCACCGAGAACATACAAGAACACACAATTAAACAAAACTGATCAAACCCATACAAAAAGATCAAATTTACACTAATCACATATGCATATATACAAGTATAAACATAAAAATCAAAACTTTAGCCCAATCAGACACTCAAACTAAAAGCACCCATCAAGAATATACAAGAAAACACAATCAACCAAGAAAACTGATCAAACCCATATAACAAAACTCGAATTTACACTGATCCCATAAAAATCAAAACTTTAACCCAATAAGTCTAAACACAGCCACTCAAACTAAAACCCCACAATCAAACAACAAAATTACATAAAACCCATAAATTAAAACTCACAATTAcactaaaaaaataatataaatttatatacATACATAAAAATCAAACCTTGAGGCCATTGTGGGAGAGGAGCAGGAAGAGAGAAAGATTGAGGTTGTGAAGGCAAAAAACGAATCACTTTTTTCCAGTAAAAACATTTGGATCCAAACATCTTCACcctataaatataatatattgcaaaatcaatcaaaacccaaaacaattttataataaaattggATAAAAGCATAAGCTTTTTCAAGATTAAATTATATGGGGTTGGTACTGAcatgaattaaaaaaaatatcacaTAAGGTGagtatataaaattataaatagatATATGTATTTATGTATAAACAGCTAGCAATTCTACTTCTTCATAATAATGATTGAAGTTTGTTAACTTTTGAGTGTTCTTGTTCTTTCTTTACTCTGATATATGTTACATCTTTTTTATTGTTCTGTCTGTTATTTAACTTTTTGTAAGCAAAGTATATAAATTGCTGCCGAGCAAATAAACTAGCCATGCCAAGTATTCAATTTGTATATTATctttttttgtattaaaaattcaAATGTATATTTAAAGTGAATTCTGAATAATTTATTGACAACAAAGGGTGATACTTAATTTGAATTTTATATATTCCACAATACAGTATATTTATAGTGTTGTTCAGATATCAACattagtttttaaaaaaaaaatacaaattttGATGAATTTTCTAATTTtcaacaaaattaaaaaattcgACCTGAATTTGTAAGATTTTGAAATATTCTGGTTAATATCAGTAAAATTCTGCTGGAAATCTACTGGTATTTTAAATCCGCCATATTTcacataaattttaaaatcaatcattatgtttaaaaatttatagattattattattattattagttaGTTAAATTTCTCCCaagtatttttcataattttgttaTAATATGGATTCTTTTTATATTTTGAGGTAAAGCAAGAATCATATTAATATAAATTCCAAATAAATTCTTTCGATATTTTAAATCTGTTTCTGAAAACCAGCCAACTTTTGGTTGTTGCTATCAATCTTTGTGGTGCATCTGATCCCGGTTCCCACATACAAATTGACGTTAAATTCATTTCATGTGTTATGTGCATGTAGGTCCAATTGCAGGGCTATAAAAATGGTAAACCCCCCTGTCTTTTAAACATCATTCTTGAATAATTGTACCAAGTTGTTTTCGTGTCACATTCTTTTCTTCACAGTAGAATTATTATGTCCCTTGATATCTACAGAGGATTTTTTTCAGGGAGATGCAATACAAACCTGGTAGTCATCTACTCCTAACAGATGCTTTGATAGCAGCAATAGACATTAAACAGATTAAGGATCTTTCACACTAATTTTTAAGCCTGATAACAAATTTGTCAATGACTGTATACTAAAAGTTGCACATTTTTCCAGATCCGCATGTACTCTAATCTCAACAAACTCTTATTTCTCCAAGAAGGATATCTAATCTCAACATTTCACTTGATTCCTTTGAAATCTTCATCAGCATAATCAGCTGTGTCTGTGCTTTCATACAGCTAATGCTTGAGCAATGGATTTAGAAAGACCATGTCAAAAGGAAATTCGGAAAGGTTTGCTAATGCTTCCAGCTTATGAATGAGTTGAGCCTTACTATCAGCACGTGTTGCAAAAAAAGTTTGATATTTAGTATTTAAGTGCCAAGTTAATTTTACAAAGGTATAAATGTGTGTGCATTGTGCATGTGATTATGATACAATGGAATCAAGATTTTGCTCAAACTTAAATCGATCTCAGCGGGAAAATGGACAAGATATTCTCTCATTCCTAGTAAAGACAGAACTCATATTCAACAATTTTTTCCCCGAAAACATGAAGGGTAAATGTTCGGATTTCAAAACAAGTAACAAAAATCACTCTgccaaaacaaaaaaaaaagagtAAAATTAGGGCCTTCCTTGAACCGCTGCAGTCGCTTGCAGTATTGACCATTTGTTGTCGGTTTTCCATGGTTATTCATATCAATATGAACCACGACCGCTGTTGCCTCTGCCAAAAGACCGTCCACCAAAACGCCCGTGAACATCATTTTGATAACTTCCTCTACCCCTTCCTCTTCCTAAGCAAGACAATTAGACGCCATAAATACAAGCTTTATTTTAATTAAGATCGCTAACTAATGGATCACTAAAAGATATGTTAATACAGTGTTCATACTGATTCAACAGGGCGATATGAACTTTATGTTTCTTTCTTGTTCAATAAAAAGATGAAACTGTATAATTCTTAAATATATGATAAGAACATAGAATGTTGAAAGGCATTACTGAACAAGGACATATTAGTCTATCATAGGTCTGGGCGAAAATTGTTGAAAAATAAGTATAAGAGTTTGAATCAAATTATTAAGGCCAGATCTAAGCAAATCACTTCTGAACTTGGCTAATTGACAGCTCTAAAATATTGTATGACAACTTGTGGAAGGAAATTCACTAGCAATAAAGGGATAGCAAATACATATATAAGATATCATATATTGCCTATTTAACTAGAGTTTAGACACATACTCCCGCCTCCACGTGACATGCTCATCATGCTACTTGGTCT carries:
- the LOC141690164 gene encoding hypothetical protein At1g04090-like isoform X2 translates to MVKMFGSKCFYWKKVIRFLPSQPQSFSLPAPLPQWPQGEGFGTGKINLGEIEVCEITNFEFIWGCNLTQDRNRGISFYKPCGVPQGYFILGYYCQSNRKPIRGFVLVAREVVMSEKEDSSTNNPDYAPALIKPLDYSLVWCIDERSNDCLNGCAYFWFPQPPDGYKSLGYLVTNKPEKPDTEEIRCVRANLTDNCEAYRQVLKIDSSSRYLKLTLGVWSTRPCDRGMHGKGVAVGTFFCSSHWSSGEINIACLRNLNSNLHAMPNLNQLHALINHYGPTVFFHPDEVYMPSSVSWFFENGALLYRKNVSQGENIDSEGSNLPAGGTNDGEYWIDLPKDARRETVKRGNIASAKLYLHVKPAFGGTYTDIVMWVFCPFNGPGILKLEFMNVNLGKIGQHVGDWEHFTLRISNFTGELWGIYLSQHSGGQWVEVTDLEFIEGNKASIYSTKYGHASFPHPGIYLQGSSKIGIGIRNDAAKSSNYVDSSSQYEIIAAEYLGDGVVTEPCWLQYMREWGPKIQYDSRTELDKIIRRLPPMFRNSVKNVFAKFPNELSGEEGPTGPKEKNNWLGDERW
- the LOC141690164 gene encoding hypothetical protein At1g04090-like isoform X3 — translated: MSEKEDSSTNNPDYAPALIKPLDYSLVWCIDERSNDCLNGCAYFWFPQPPDGYKSLGYLVTNKPEKPDTEEIRCVRANLTDNCEAYRQVLKIDSSSRYLKLTLGVWSTRPCDRGMHGKGVAVGTFFCSSHWSSGEINIACLRNLNSNLHAMPNLNQLHALINHYGPTVFFHPDEVYMPSSVSWFFENGALLYRKNVSQGENIDSEGSNLPAGGTNDGEYWIDLPKDARRETVKRGNIASAKLYLHVKPAFGGTYTDIVMWVFCPFNGPGILKLEFMNVNLGKIGQHVGDWEHFTLRISNFTGELWGIYLSQHSGGQWVEVTDLEFIEGNKASIYSTKYGHASFPHPGIYLQGSSKIGIGIRNDAAKSSNYVDSSSQYEIIAAEYLGDGVVTEPCWLQYMREWGPKIQYDSRTELDKIIRRLPPMFRNSVKNVFAKFPNELSGEEGPTGPKEKNNWLGDERW
- the LOC141690164 gene encoding hypothetical protein At1g04090-like isoform X1, whose protein sequence is MKKVKMFGSKCFYWKKVIRFLPSQPQSFSLPAPLPQWPQGEGFGTGKINLGEIEVCEITNFEFIWGCNLTQDRNRGISFYKPCGVPQGYFILGYYCQSNRKPIRGFVLVAREVVMSEKEDSSTNNPDYAPALIKPLDYSLVWCIDERSNDCLNGCAYFWFPQPPDGYKSLGYLVTNKPEKPDTEEIRCVRANLTDNCEAYRQVLKIDSSSRYLKLTLGVWSTRPCDRGMHGKGVAVGTFFCSSHWSSGEINIACLRNLNSNLHAMPNLNQLHALINHYGPTVFFHPDEVYMPSSVSWFFENGALLYRKNVSQGENIDSEGSNLPAGGTNDGEYWIDLPKDARRETVKRGNIASAKLYLHVKPAFGGTYTDIVMWVFCPFNGPGILKLEFMNVNLGKIGQHVGDWEHFTLRISNFTGELWGIYLSQHSGGQWVEVTDLEFIEGNKASIYSTKYGHASFPHPGIYLQGSSKIGIGIRNDAAKSSNYVDSSSQYEIIAAEYLGDGVVTEPCWLQYMREWGPKIQYDSRTELDKIIRRLPPMFRNSVKNVFAKFPNELSGEEGPTGPKEKNNWLGDERW